A stretch of DNA from Candidatus Palauibacter polyketidifaciens:
GTCCCGGGACAGACCGTACTCGTCGAAGCGCGCGTCCGGAGCGGCACCGACGCCGCCGTGGAACTCGACCCGCCGGCCATCGAGGTCCCCGTCGGGTGGTCGGTGGAGGGCATCGGCCCGGACGTCGAGACGGAGCCCGACGATCTGGGTCCGTTCGCCCGCTTCTTCCGGCAGGAGGACACCGTCTTCGATCCGTCGGCCCGCGCGCGGCTCGGGCCGGGGGAACTCGGGCTGTGGCGCTATGCCGTCACCGTGCCCGAGGGTGCGCCCCCCGTTTCCCCGTGGTTCCTCGAAAACCCGCGGGACGGCGACCTGTACGACTGGCCCGCGGAGCCCGAGCTTCGCGCGCTCCCGTTCCGTCCCCCACCCGTTCACGGCCACGTGGCCGCGGTCGTGTCGGCGGCGGGCGAACGTTTCGACATCGAGGTCGAAGGCCCGGTGCGCTACCGGGCGGTCGATGGCGTGACGGGAGAGAGCTGGCGACCGCTGCAGGTGGCGCCGCGCATCTCCGTCGCGCCGATGGCGCCTGCGATGATCTGGCCGGTCGGCCGCTCGGATTCGCGTGACATCGCCTTCCGCATTTCGAGTTTCGCCCGGGACGCGACGGCCGGAGAGATCGGGCTCGACCTGCCGCCCGGATGGCGCGTGACGCCCGAGACGACGGCGTTCGAACTCGCCGGGGAAGGCGCGGTCCGGACGGTCGGCTTCACCGTCGAGCCCCCGGAGGGAGAGGCGGAGGGGGAGTTCTTCGCACGCCCGCGCATCCGGATCGCCGGAGCCGCGGTTCCCGCCACGCGCACGACGATGATCGACTATCCGCACCTCGAGCCGCGGCTCCTGTCCGGCGACGCGGCCGTGCGGATCGTGCGTTTTCCCGTGCGGGTCGCGGATCGGCGCATCGGATACGTGATGGGTTCCGGCGACGACGGACCCGAGGCCATCCGGCAACTCGGGCTCGATGTCGAACTCATCGAACCGGGAGACTGGGAGGCGGAGAGGCTCGACCGGTTCGATACGATCGTGCTCGGAATCCGGGCCTACGAAGTGCGCGATGACCTCATCGCGGCCAACGCGGAACTGCTCGCGTGGGCGGAGCGCGGAGGCACGGTCGTCGTCCAGTACAACCGCTACGAGTTCAACGAGGGGGCCTACGCCCCGTACCCGATCGCCATCGGCCGACCGGCGCCCCGCGTCACCGAGGAGGACGCCTCCGTCACGCTCGTCGACCCGCGGGCGCCCGTTCTGGCGGAGCCCAACCGTCTCGGCGCGGCCGACTTCGAGGGCTGGGTCCAGGAGCGCGGACTGTACTTCCCCGACCAGTGGGACGAGAGATACCGGGCGCCGCTGGAGATGGCCGACACGGGAGAGCCGCCGAACCGCGGCAGCCTGCTCGCCGCCCCGATGGGTCGCGGACTCTATATCCACACGTCGCTCTCCTTCTTCCGGCAGCTGCGCGCGGGCGTGCCCGGCGCGTTTCGTCTGTGGGCGAACCTGCTCTCGCTCGACGGGAACCGCTGGCGGGAGATCGCCGCCCAGTGACGGAACGCCGGGACGAGACGGGCCGCCGGGACGAGGCGGAGGGCCGGATCGGTCCCTTCCGTAGCTGGCGCGCGCTCTATGTGTCCGTGATCGCCTATACGGCCGGACTCATCCTCCTCCTGTATCTCGCCACGCGCCTGCTCGACTTCAGCGTGCCGTGAGCGGACTCGACTGGCTCGTCTTTGCCGTCTACTTCGGCGCCGTCGTCGCCTTCGCCTGGCGCCAGAGCCGAAAGAACCGCGGCGTCGAGGGCTTTTTTCTCGCCAACCGCCGGCTGGGCTGGGGCGCGATCGGCCTCTCCGTCATGGCGACGCAGGCGAGCGCGATCACGTATATCGGCACGACCGGACAGGCCTTCGACGACGGCATGGAGTTCGTCCAGTTCTACCTGGGCCAGCCGATCGCGATGGTGATTCTCTGCGTCGTCTTCATCCCCTTCTTCTATCGCTCGAAGGTCTTCACCGCCTACGAGTACCTTGAACGCCGCTTCGACCCCAGAACCCGCTCGCTGACGAGCTTCCTCTTTCTCGTCTCCCGCGGACTCTCGGCGGGGATCGTCCTCTACGCCCCGGCCATCGTCCTCTCGGTCATCATGGGATGGGACGAGCGCGTGACGATTCTCGTCATGGGACTCATCACCGTGGCCTATACGATCATGGGGGGGATCACGGCCGTCATCTGGACGGACGTGCTGCAGATGATCGTCATGTTCGCCGGGATCGCGATCGCGATCGCCGTGCTGTTCGCGACGCTGCCGGAGGGGGTGGGCGTCGGCGACGTGGCGTATATCGGCGGGATCCATGAGATGTGGCGCAGCATCGACCTCTCCTGGGACCCGACGAATCGCTATACGCTCTGGTCCGGACTCATTGGAGGACTCTTTCTCGCCCTGGGCTACTTCGGGACCGACCAGAGCCAGGTACAGCGCTATCTGACGGCAAGCTCGCTCCGCCAGAGCCGCCTTTCGCTCATCTTCAACGCCTTCGTCAAAGTCCCGATGCAGATCTTCATCCTCGCCATCGGCGTCCTCCTCTACGTCTTCTATCACTTCGAGCGTCCCCCGCTCGTCTTCAATTCGGCGGAAGCCGCCATGGTCGCGGAAAGTCCCCGCGCCGGAGACTTCGCCGCGCTGGAGGCCGAGCACGAACGCACGCACCAACTGCGCCGGGAGAGCACGCTCGCGGTGCTGGAAGCGCGCCGCACCGGCGAGGATCCCGGGGCGATGCAGCGGCGGATCGCCGCGTACGACGACGAACTCGCGCGGTTGAGGGAGGAATCGAAATCGCTCGTGTCCGAAGTGCGGGGAGCTTCGTCGAACGACGTGAACTACGTCTTCCCGTCCTATCTCATCGCCTATGTCCCCGCCGGCATCCTGGGACTGTTGATCGCCGTCATCTTCGCGGCCGCCATGTCCTCGCTGGACTCCGAACTCACGGCCCTGTCGAGCGCCACGGTCATCGACTTCTACCGGAGGTACGTGAAACCGGAGGGGACGGACGCCCACTATCTGCTCATCTCGCGGCTCGCCACGCTGGGCTGGGGCGGATTCGCCGTCCTCTTCGCGCTTTACGCGGGCCAGTTGGGGTCGCTCGTCGAAGCGGTCAACGAAGTCGGCTCGATCTTCTACGGCGCGCTCCTCGGCGTCTTCCTCCTCGCCTTTCTCGTGAAGCGGGCGACGGCGGCGGGGGCCTTCTACGGGCTCATCTCCTCGATGCTCGCCGTGCTCGCCGTGTCGCGCTTCACGGAGATCGCGTGGCTGTGGTACAACGTCGTCGGGACGCTGGCCGTTCTCGTGGTCGGCCTAGCGCTCCGCAGGCGGGAACGGCCGGCATGATCCGCGGTACGGTTTTCCGCGCGCGTCGCGTGCGGTAGAGTCTCCGACGGTTTTCGGGCCACGACAGTTTTTCAGCCACGACAGTTTTCAAGCCACCTGAGCGGGATGATACGGATGCTCACGGACGTACAGATCGCCGAGGCCGCGACGCCCCGGCCCATACGGGAGATCGGGGAGAAGATCGGGCTGGGGCTCGAGGAACTCGTCCCCTACGGTCACTACAAAGCGAAGGTCGCCCCGGACTCCATCTTCGAGCGCGAGCCCGGATCGGGCCAGCTCGTCCTCGTCACGGGCATCACGCCGACGGCCGCGGGCGAGGGCAAGACGACCGTCTCCGTGGGGCTCGCCGACGGCCTGCGCCGCGTGGGGGCGAACTCGGTGCTCTGCATTCGCGAGCCGAGTCTCGGCCCGGTGTTCGGCGTCAAGGGCGGGGCCGCCGGCGGAGGGTATTCGCAGGTGATCCCGATGGCGGACATCAACCTCCACTTCACGGGGGACCTGCACGCGATCACGTCCGCGCACGCGCTCCTTTCCGCCGCCCTGGACAACCACCTGCAGCAGGGGAACCGGCTCGGGATCGACACGCGACAGATCACGTGGCGCCGCGCCGTGGACATGAACGACCGGGCGCTCAGGAACATCGTCGTCGGACTCGGGGGACGGATCAACGGGGTGCCGCGGGAGGACGGCTTCATGATCACGGCCGCCTCGGAGGTGATGGCGATCTTCTGCCTCGCGGCGAGCCTCGAGGACCTCGAGGAGCGGCTGAGCAGCATCATCGTGGGGTACGACTACGGCGGCGAGCCCGTGCGGGCGCGCGAACTGAACGTGGCGGGCGCCATGACGCTGCTCCTGCGGGAGGCGATCGGACCGAACCTCGTGCAGACGCTCGAGGGGACGCCCGCCTTCGTCCACGGCGGACCCTTCGCGAACATCGCCCACGGCTGCAATTCGCTCATGGCGACGCGGGCCGGGCTGGCCTTCGGCGATGTCGTGATCACGGAGGCGGGCTTCGGGTCGGACCTCGGCGCCGAGAAGTTCTTCGACATCAAGTGCCGGACCGGCGGACTCAACCCCGAGGCCACCGTGCTCGTGGCCACGATCCGCGCCCTCAAGTTGCACGGCGGGGGCGACCGCACGGCGCTCTCCACGCCGGACCCCAACGCCGTCCGCGGCGGGCTCGCGAACCTCGGCGCGCACGTCGAGAACATCCGCGGCTTCGGCATCGAGCCGGTCGTGGCGATCAACGTCTTCGCGACAGACTCCGACGAAGAGATCGCGGCCGTGGCCGAGGCGTGCGAGGACCTGGGCGTGCCCTGGGCCCGCTCCGACGGCCACGCGCGGGGCGGCGCCGGCTGCGAAGACCTCGCCCGCGCGGTCCTCGCGGCGCTCGACGAGGGAGGGGCCGACTTCAAGCCCAAGTACGACGCGGAGGCTTCGATCCGGGACAAGATCGAGGCCATCGCGCGGAAGGTGTACGGCGCCGACGGGGTCGACTACACGCCGCGCGCCTCGAAGGACGTCGCCCAACTCGAGGCGGCGGGGATCGGGAATACGCCGGTCTGCATCGCGAAGACGCCGAACAGCCTGAGCGACGACCCGGCGCGCCTCGGACGGCCGGCCGGCTTCCGCATCACGGTTCAGGACGTGCGCCCCTCGGCGGGGGCGGGCTTCGTCGTGGCCCGGGCCGGCACCGTCATGACGATGCCGGGACTCCCGCGCGTGCCCGCGGCGGAGGGGATCCGGATCGTCGAGGACGGGAGCGTGGTCGGGCTCTTCTAGTCCCGTGACCGGCTCATGATCGAGATCGAACTCTCCGCGGGTCCCCACACGGAGGACATGGATCGCCGGCTCCGGGAATGGGCCGCCGGGGACGCGGTGGCGCGCCTCTGGCGGCGGGACCCGACGCTGTGGAGCGCGGACCCGGAGACGCCGGAGTTGGCCGACCGGCTCGGGTGGCTTGAACTCCCGGAGACGTCTCCCGCC
This window harbors:
- a CDS encoding sodium:solute symporter, which translates into the protein MSGLDWLVFAVYFGAVVAFAWRQSRKNRGVEGFFLANRRLGWGAIGLSVMATQASAITYIGTTGQAFDDGMEFVQFYLGQPIAMVILCVVFIPFFYRSKVFTAYEYLERRFDPRTRSLTSFLFLVSRGLSAGIVLYAPAIVLSVIMGWDERVTILVMGLITVAYTIMGGITAVIWTDVLQMIVMFAGIAIAIAVLFATLPEGVGVGDVAYIGGIHEMWRSIDLSWDPTNRYTLWSGLIGGLFLALGYFGTDQSQVQRYLTASSLRQSRLSLIFNAFVKVPMQIFILAIGVLLYVFYHFERPPLVFNSAEAAMVAESPRAGDFAALEAEHERTHQLRRESTLAVLEARRTGEDPGAMQRRIAAYDDELARLREESKSLVSEVRGASSNDVNYVFPSYLIAYVPAGILGLLIAVIFAAAMSSLDSELTALSSATVIDFYRRYVKPEGTDAHYLLISRLATLGWGGFAVLFALYAGQLGSLVEAVNEVGSIFYGALLGVFLLAFLVKRATAAGAFYGLISSMLAVLAVSRFTEIAWLWYNVVGTLAVLVVGLALRRRERPA
- a CDS encoding formate--tetrahydrofolate ligase, whose protein sequence is MLTDVQIAEAATPRPIREIGEKIGLGLEELVPYGHYKAKVAPDSIFEREPGSGQLVLVTGITPTAAGEGKTTVSVGLADGLRRVGANSVLCIREPSLGPVFGVKGGAAGGGYSQVIPMADINLHFTGDLHAITSAHALLSAALDNHLQQGNRLGIDTRQITWRRAVDMNDRALRNIVVGLGGRINGVPREDGFMITAASEVMAIFCLAASLEDLEERLSSIIVGYDYGGEPVRARELNVAGAMTLLLREAIGPNLVQTLEGTPAFVHGGPFANIAHGCNSLMATRAGLAFGDVVITEAGFGSDLGAEKFFDIKCRTGGLNPEATVLVATIRALKLHGGGDRTALSTPDPNAVRGGLANLGAHVENIRGFGIEPVVAINVFATDSDEEIAAVAEACEDLGVPWARSDGHARGGAGCEDLARAVLAALDEGGADFKPKYDAEASIRDKIEAIARKVYGADGVDYTPRASKDVAQLEAAGIGNTPVCIAKTPNSLSDDPARLGRPAGFRITVQDVRPSAGAGFVVARAGTVMTMPGLPRVPAAEGIRIVEDGSVVGLF